One Gemmatimonadota bacterium genomic region harbors:
- a CDS encoding flippase-like domain-containing protein, translating to MVVSVAAVAFIARALRRDGPAALEAWRAASVQWRWIAVALACAFSGHAWYVLGWQRLLRDLGVRASFVALARLFLVSNLGRYLPGGKAWQMAIIAAMATDSGLPPARVAASSLGQGVVGMGVGVLVLVAAGGSALGVSPVLLAFSLAGVVALLLGPASVRALPQLAAGIERRVPGITTVTARTMWTLLWTATASWLLWGVALYALGRAVLPLAGLSLVTSVTAWTGSFLAGLLLVIAPAGLGAREGVMQAVLARAVLPASDILVVVVLARVGVTLLDLIPALLVLAWRRRGTSRAAAHDHA from the coding sequence GTGGTCGTCAGCGTCGCCGCCGTCGCATTCATCGCGCGGGCGCTACGGCGTGATGGGCCTGCCGCGCTCGAAGCATGGCGCGCGGCGTCCGTCCAGTGGCGGTGGATCGCGGTGGCCCTGGCCTGCGCGTTTTCCGGTCATGCGTGGTACGTCCTTGGTTGGCAGCGATTGCTGCGTGATCTCGGTGTGCGCGCGTCCTTCGTGGCGCTGGCGCGTTTGTTCCTCGTGAGCAACCTCGGACGCTATCTCCCGGGCGGCAAAGCGTGGCAGATGGCGATCATCGCTGCGATGGCGACCGACTCCGGATTGCCGCCGGCCCGCGTGGCCGCGAGCTCACTCGGGCAGGGCGTAGTGGGCATGGGCGTCGGCGTTCTTGTCCTCGTCGCCGCGGGTGGCTCCGCGCTGGGCGTGTCGCCGGTCTTGTTGGCGTTTTCGCTGGCGGGCGTGGTGGCGCTGCTGCTGGGACCCGCGTCCGTTCGCGCACTCCCACAGCTGGCGGCTGGGATCGAGCGACGCGTCCCCGGAATCACCACCGTCACGGCGCGCACGATGTGGACGCTGCTCTGGACGGCGACGGCCAGCTGGCTCCTGTGGGGCGTCGCGCTGTACGCACTCGGTCGCGCGGTCCTGCCGCTGGCCGGCCTGTCGCTGGTCACGAGCGTGACCGCTTGGACCGGCTCCTTCCTGGCCGGGCTCCTTCTCGTCATTGCGCCCGCCGGGCTGGGTGCGCGCGAAGGGGTGATGCAGGCGGTCCTGGCCCGCGCCGTGCTGCCCGCGAGCGATATTCTGGTCGTCGTGGTGCTCGCACGCGTGGGCGTGACGCTGCTCGATCTCATCCCCGCGCTACTGGTACTCGCGTGGCGACGTCGCGGGACATCGCGCGCCGCCGCCCACGACCACGCATGA
- a CDS encoding type II toxin-antitoxin system RelE/ParE family toxin, which yields MATADKPVVWLHGEVKSPPFSPAARVEAGTLLRRLQRGERLGMPASRPMSRIGARVHELRVVDIDRTWRLIYRADPDAIIIAEVLPKTTAQTPDAVIRTCQRRFKAYDAAAAAEE from the coding sequence ATGGCCACCGCCGACAAACCCGTCGTCTGGCTCCACGGGGAGGTGAAGTCGCCGCCCTTCTCGCCCGCCGCCCGCGTTGAGGCGGGAACCCTGTTGCGCCGTCTGCAGCGGGGCGAGCGGCTCGGCATGCCGGCCTCCCGGCCCATGAGTCGGATCGGTGCCCGCGTTCACGAGCTCCGCGTGGTGGATATCGACCGAACCTGGCGGCTGATCTACCGGGCCGATCCGGATGCCATCATCATCGCCGAGGTCCTTCCCAAGACGACCGCGCAGACGCCCGACGCGGTCATTCGGACATGTCAACGCCGGTTCAAGGCGTACGATGCGGCAGCTGCCGCCGAGGAGTGA
- a CDS encoding type II toxin-antitoxin system PemK/MazF family toxin yields MGQGEIWWAELPAPSGSAPGFRRPVVIVQGNPLNRSRLATAVCVPLTSNLKWEAAPGNTLLSAKVTGLPTDSVANAAQLVTVDRAFLMSRIGKLSPKRLEQVLASIDVVLGR; encoded by the coding sequence ATCGGGCAGGGGGAGATCTGGTGGGCCGAGTTGCCGGCCCCATCGGGGTCCGCCCCTGGCTTCCGCCGACCCGTCGTCATTGTCCAGGGGAATCCCCTCAATCGCAGTCGCCTTGCTACGGCCGTGTGCGTCCCGCTCACGAGCAATCTGAAGTGGGAGGCGGCTCCCGGAAACACGCTCCTGTCCGCCAAAGTGACCGGCCTCCCGACGGACTCCGTCGCCAATGCCGCGCAGCTCGTCACCGTGGATCGGGCCTTCCTCATGAGCCGTATCGGCAAGTTGTCGCCGAAACGACTGGAGCAGGTTCTTGCGAGTATCGATGTGGTCCTTGGAAGGTAG
- a CDS encoding thioredoxin domain-containing protein, whose protein sequence is MPANDRMTNRRPRAGRGLASIACAFSTALAAATLVLRVLDVPMLTVRLNDDTTARLIKDSELYGTAGARMGDARARVAIVLFSDFTCPACGIAAARFRDARLRHPTELAVVYRHIPLNDRAHGAAVVAECGRRAGRFEEVHDALFRDANALGARNWWSYGKEAGLSDSVAFSPLPFKR, encoded by the coding sequence ATGCCAGCGAACGACAGAATGACGAACCGACGACCGAGGGCGGGGCGTGGGCTAGCTTCCATAGCCTGTGCGTTTTCCACCGCTCTTGCCGCAGCGACCCTGGTGCTGAGGGTGCTCGACGTGCCAATGCTGACGGTTCGGCTGAACGACGACACAACAGCTCGGTTAATCAAGGATTCTGAGCTCTACGGAACCGCCGGAGCCCGCATGGGCGACGCTCGTGCGCGGGTCGCCATCGTACTGTTTTCGGACTTCACGTGTCCCGCGTGCGGAATTGCCGCCGCCCGATTCCGAGACGCGAGGTTGCGCCACCCCACCGAGCTCGCGGTCGTGTACCGGCACATACCGCTGAACGACAGGGCTCACGGAGCTGCTGTTGTTGCAGAGTGCGGGCGCCGAGCCGGTCGCTTCGAAGAAGTACATGACGCCCTGTTCCGCGATGCGAACGCGCTCGGTGCGCGTAATTGGTGGTCCTATGGAAAGGAGGCGGGGCTCTCGGACTCCGTCGCATTCTCCCCGTTGCCTTTCAAGCGATGA
- a CDS encoding type II toxin-antitoxin system RelE/ParE family toxin, with product MVHEKPVTWVGSSHADLRALPAEVRRELGYDLRQVQRGREPRDGKPMATVGAGVWEIRVRVAGAFRLFFVAKFAEAVYVLHVFQKKSQQTPRLDLELGRARYQAVLRERSKGRQVGMAVRMRRGSGNVFVDLGFPPEEAAHLLIRSDLMITLNQALEDRGLTQVRAAKVLGVSQPRVSALRRGKIEQFSIDALVELLARLGVAVTVQTKKRKRVA from the coding sequence GTGGTGCACGAGAAACCTGTCACCTGGGTGGGCAGCTCTCACGCGGACCTTCGGGCCCTTCCGGCCGAAGTCCGGCGCGAGCTCGGATACGACCTCCGCCAAGTGCAGCGGGGGCGGGAGCCGCGCGATGGAAAGCCAATGGCCACCGTGGGTGCCGGGGTGTGGGAGATTCGGGTCCGGGTCGCCGGAGCCTTCCGACTCTTCTTCGTGGCCAAGTTCGCGGAGGCCGTCTACGTCCTGCACGTGTTCCAGAAGAAGTCGCAACAGACTCCCCGGCTCGATCTCGAGCTCGGCCGGGCGCGGTATCAGGCGGTGCTGCGCGAACGCTCGAAGGGGAGGCAAGTAGGCATGGCCGTGCGCATGCGTCGTGGCTCGGGGAACGTGTTTGTCGACCTGGGGTTCCCGCCCGAGGAGGCGGCGCACCTCCTCATTCGCAGCGATCTGATGATCACGCTCAATCAGGCGCTCGAAGATCGCGGCCTGACCCAGGTCCGGGCCGCCAAGGTGCTGGGGGTGTCTCAACCGCGGGTCAGTGCGCTCCGGCGAGGCAAGATCGAGCAGTTCAGTATTGATGCGTTGGTCGAGTTGCTGGCCCGGCTCGGGGTCGCAGTCACCGTACAAACGAAGAAGCGGAAGCGGGTTGCCTAA
- a CDS encoding helix-turn-helix domain-containing protein, with the protein MKDAAFQELLTSVRQAGRIRRGKQKPSRVTVFRPADVKAVRDKLGTSQTEFALMIGVSVATLRNWEQGRRTPDGPALALLRVAARNPWQWQPPCIKARAAAQHNRGLQSPRALWCAASPRLMISPRV; encoded by the coding sequence ATGAAAGACGCCGCGTTTCAGGAACTACTGACGAGTGTGCGGCAGGCGGGTCGGATCCGACGCGGGAAGCAGAAGCCCAGCCGGGTCACGGTCTTCCGGCCAGCGGACGTGAAGGCGGTGCGGGACAAGCTGGGCACGTCGCAAACGGAATTCGCGCTGATGATCGGCGTCAGCGTGGCCACGCTTCGCAACTGGGAGCAGGGCCGACGCACGCCAGATGGACCGGCATTGGCCTTGCTCCGGGTGGCGGCCCGAAATCCCTGGCAGTGGCAGCCGCCTTGCATCAAGGCACGCGCCGCGGCGCAGCATAACAGAGGGTTGCAGTCGCCGAGGGCGCTATGGTGCGCGGCTTCGCCGCGTCTTATGATAAGCCCTCGCGTCTGA
- a CDS encoding helix-turn-helix transcriptional regulator gives MDAKKRKRLEAAGWTVGTAATFLNLSDAEATLVDMRLALSASLRARRTKHRMTQATLAKRLRSSQSRIAKMEAGDPTVSLELLIRALLTVGASRRDVASALAKRVA, from the coding sequence ATGGATGCGAAGAAGCGGAAGCGTCTCGAGGCCGCCGGCTGGACGGTCGGTACGGCGGCCACGTTCCTCAACCTCTCCGACGCCGAGGCCACGCTCGTCGATATGCGGCTCGCCCTCAGCGCTTCGCTCCGCGCCCGGCGCACGAAGCACCGCATGACGCAAGCGACTTTGGCGAAGCGGCTCCGGTCCAGTCAGTCGCGCATCGCGAAGATGGAGGCGGGCGATCCGACCGTCTCGCTCGAGCTCTTGATTCGCGCGCTGCTCACGGTCGGGGCGTCGCGACGAGACGTCGCCTCTGCACTCGCCAAGCGCGTGGCTTAA
- a CDS encoding IS110 family transposase, whose protein sequence is MPGVGRVVATTLLAELPELGRLSRKEIAKLVGLAPMARDSGTFRGRRFIRGGRPGVRAALYMGTLVATRCNPTIRAFYHQLVHRGKPKKLALIACMRKLLVTLNAMVARQVPWAEHSLIAA, encoded by the coding sequence GTGCCCGGCGTCGGACGGGTCGTGGCCACGACGCTCCTGGCCGAACTCCCGGAGCTCGGGCGCCTCTCGCGCAAGGAGATCGCGAAGCTCGTGGGGCTCGCCCCCATGGCCCGCGACTCCGGCACGTTCCGCGGGCGACGCTTTATCCGCGGCGGGCGCCCCGGCGTCCGCGCCGCGCTCTACATGGGCACCCTCGTCGCCACCCGATGCAATCCGACGATCCGCGCCTTCTATCACCAGTTGGTCCACCGGGGGAAGCCCAAGAAGCTCGCGCTCATCGCCTGCATGCGGAAGCTGCTGGTCACCCTGAACGCGATGGTCGCACGCCAGGTCCCTTGGGCGGAGCACTCGCTCATCGCCGCTTGA
- a CDS encoding nucleotidyltransferase domain-containing protein, which translates to MRDDLIAAAKAVHSERYADAEVVFLAGSLVRGEGTSTSDLDLVVVFRTLPQAYRESYRFGGWPVEAFVHDPQTLAYFFHKVDRPSGIPSLPAMVSEGIEIPRSSALSRALKAAATALIAEGPPAWTRADIDSSRYAITGLVDDLREPRSRAEQVATAAALHAALSNHFLRRRGAWSAKGKTIPRQLRKIDAVFSETFSASFNALLERGEPAQVITLAEYVLAEDGGWLMEGYRLPAPPEWRLPTDSAG; encoded by the coding sequence GTGCGTGACGACCTGATCGCCGCGGCAAAGGCCGTCCACAGCGAGCGGTACGCGGATGCGGAAGTCGTTTTCCTTGCCGGGTCGCTGGTTCGCGGCGAAGGAACGTCCACATCCGACCTTGACCTCGTCGTTGTCTTCAGGACCTTGCCACAGGCGTATCGGGAGTCGTACCGCTTCGGTGGCTGGCCGGTCGAGGCATTCGTCCATGACCCGCAAACGCTGGCGTACTTCTTCCACAAGGTCGATAGACCATCGGGCATCCCATCACTTCCCGCGATGGTGAGCGAGGGCATCGAGATTCCGCGATCCAGCGCGTTGTCGCGCGCGCTCAAGGCGGCCGCGACTGCCCTTATAGCTGAAGGTCCGCCGGCATGGACACGCGCGGACATCGACAGTTCACGGTATGCGATCACTGGGCTGGTTGACGATTTGCGCGAACCACGTTCACGGGCTGAGCAAGTCGCAACGGCCGCAGCGCTGCACGCGGCGTTGTCGAATCACTTCCTGAGAAGGCGTGGCGCGTGGTCCGCCAAGGGCAAGACCATCCCGCGCCAACTTCGAAAGATTGATGCCGTGTTCTCGGAAACATTCTCGGCGTCCTTCAACGCGTTGCTCGAGCGTGGAGAGCCCGCTCAAGTCATCACTCTTGCGGAGTACGTCCTGGCCGAGGATGGCGGATGGCTGATGGAGGGATACCGCCTGCCCGCTCCGCCGGAGTGGAGACTCCCGACGGATTCTGCCGGCTAG
- a CDS encoding dihydrofolate reductase family protein, whose protein sequence is MSKVFVSIGLSLDGYVAPEGMTMSDPRHMNWGVKWGALMAWIVNTQHFREALQFGEGGETGEVNDLVRATTERIGANIMGRRMFDQGEVAWPEDAPFRTPVYVLTHQSREPWVRPGGTTFHFIGEGPLQALDLARASAGRRDVRIAGGADVIQQYLNLDLIDELEIALAPVLFGGGRRLFEHVRDPGPRFRIDRVLAGPAATHVRYVRA, encoded by the coding sequence ATGAGCAAGGTGTTCGTCAGCATCGGCCTGAGCCTCGACGGCTACGTGGCGCCGGAGGGGATGACGATGAGTGACCCGCGACACATGAACTGGGGCGTGAAGTGGGGGGCGCTGATGGCCTGGATCGTGAATACGCAGCACTTTCGCGAGGCCTTGCAATTCGGAGAGGGCGGCGAGACGGGAGAGGTCAATGACCTGGTCCGCGCCACGACGGAGCGCATCGGAGCCAACATCATGGGCCGGCGGATGTTCGACCAGGGAGAGGTCGCGTGGCCCGAGGACGCACCGTTTCGCACGCCGGTCTACGTGCTCACACACCAGTCGCGCGAGCCGTGGGTCCGACCGGGCGGCACCACTTTCCATTTCATTGGCGAAGGCCCACTGCAGGCCCTCGACCTGGCGCGGGCTTCCGCGGGGCGCCGCGATGTGCGTATTGCTGGTGGCGCGGACGTCATCCAGCAGTATCTGAATCTGGACCTGATCGACGAACTGGAGATTGCCTTGGCCCCCGTCCTCTTCGGGGGCGGCCGGCGGCTCTTCGAGCATGTGCGCGATCCGGGGCCGCGGTTTCGCATCGACCGCGTGCTGGCAGGCCCGGCCGCGACCCACGTGCGCTACGTGCGGGCCTGA
- a CDS encoding HAD family hydrolase — protein sequence MMSRRPSAIIFDVGGTLLEAENPQLVALRGSEETAAVDPVRFAGAVETVVAEWWAAGGRAAEQDLAATWSEHYRRALVHLGFEGDASGAAERLEARFLTTGWRVYADVLPALSLLRRIDLPLGIVSNWPPTLEATLERAALRQFFDVVVSSGETGFAKPRPEIFQVAAERLGLDAEGIWYIGDSMHDDVIGARGAGMVPLLLDRRERHVTHPERLRGLDEIAGRLSV from the coding sequence ATGATGAGTAGACGGCCCTCAGCGATCATCTTCGACGTTGGCGGCACTCTGCTTGAGGCCGAGAACCCGCAGCTCGTAGCCTTGCGTGGCAGTGAGGAGACCGCAGCGGTGGACCCGGTGCGTTTCGCTGGCGCCGTCGAGACCGTTGTGGCGGAGTGGTGGGCAGCGGGCGGTCGGGCTGCGGAGCAGGATCTCGCCGCGACGTGGAGTGAGCACTACCGCCGCGCCCTGGTTCACCTGGGATTCGAGGGTGATGCAAGTGGCGCCGCAGAGCGACTCGAAGCCCGCTTTCTCACGACTGGCTGGCGCGTCTATGCAGATGTGTTGCCGGCGCTGTCGCTACTCCGACGGATCGACCTGCCCCTGGGGATTGTATCGAACTGGCCACCGACCCTCGAGGCGACGCTGGAGCGGGCGGCCTTGCGCCAGTTCTTCGACGTCGTCGTGTCCTCAGGGGAAACCGGATTCGCAAAGCCGCGACCTGAGATCTTCCAAGTCGCCGCTGAGCGCCTCGGCCTGGATGCCGAGGGCATCTGGTACATTGGCGACAGCATGCACGACGACGTGATTGGAGCACGAGGCGCTGGAATGGTCCCGCTTCTCTTGGATCGGCGGGAGCGGCATGTTACCCATCCGGAGCGACTCCGAGGCCTCGACGAGATCGCGGGGCGGCTGTCGGTGTGA